The following proteins are co-located in the Pedobacter frigiditerrae genome:
- the gpmI gene encoding 2,3-bisphosphoglycerate-independent phosphoglycerate mutase has product MTTKKLVLLILDGWGYGKKDKSDAAYVANTPFFDSMIQNYPNSKLEASGEAVGLPVGQMGNSEVGHMNLGAGRVVYQELGRINKAISDRTLHSNEILVNAFNYAKENNKAVHFIGLVSDGGVHAHINHLMALCDAANEKGLKDVFIHAFLDGRDTDPNSGLGFISTLNNHLKNSAGKIASVIGRYFAMDRDNRWERVKLAYDVMVNGVGEKASNAESAIQKSYNEGITDEFTKPIVITNEDGAPTATIKADDVVICFNYRTDRGREITTALSQKDFPEFEMKKLPLYYVTMTTYDESFDKVNVVFTKDDLSNTLGEVLEANHKNQIRIAETEKYPHVTFFFSGGREKEFENEKRILVPSPKVATYDLQPEMSAAGITEAINKELESGWPDFVCLNFANPDMVGHTGVFEAVVKAVETADACAEQVVKTGIANGYSFIILADHGNSEYMINADGSVNTAHTTNLVPCILIDNDYKSIADGKLGDVAPTVLKIMGIEIPEIMTGNCLV; this is encoded by the coding sequence ATGACTACTAAGAAACTTGTATTGTTAATTCTTGATGGCTGGGGCTACGGGAAAAAAGATAAATCTGATGCTGCTTACGTAGCAAATACTCCATTTTTTGATTCAATGATTCAAAATTATCCTAATTCTAAACTAGAAGCATCTGGAGAAGCTGTTGGTTTACCAGTTGGGCAAATGGGAAATTCAGAGGTTGGACATATGAATTTGGGTGCAGGTCGTGTGGTATATCAAGAATTAGGAAGAATTAATAAAGCGATTTCAGATAGAACTTTACACAGTAACGAAATCTTAGTTAATGCATTTAATTATGCGAAAGAAAATAATAAAGCTGTACATTTTATAGGTTTAGTATCAGACGGTGGTGTACATGCACATATTAATCATTTAATGGCATTATGTGATGCCGCTAATGAAAAAGGATTAAAAGATGTTTTTATTCATGCTTTTTTAGATGGAAGAGATACCGACCCGAATTCGGGCTTAGGCTTTATATCAACTTTAAATAATCATTTAAAAAATTCGGCTGGTAAAATTGCAAGCGTTATTGGTCGTTATTTTGCAATGGACAGAGACAACCGTTGGGAAAGAGTTAAGCTTGCTTATGATGTGATGGTAAATGGTGTTGGGGAAAAAGCTAGCAATGCCGAATCTGCAATCCAAAAATCATATAATGAAGGTATAACTGACGAGTTTACAAAACCAATAGTAATTACCAATGAGGACGGCGCACCCACAGCTACAATTAAAGCTGATGATGTTGTAATTTGTTTCAATTACAGAACTGATAGAGGCAGAGAAATTACAACTGCTTTAAGTCAGAAGGATTTCCCAGAATTTGAAATGAAAAAATTGCCTTTGTACTATGTTACAATGACAACTTACGATGAAAGTTTTGATAAAGTAAATGTTGTTTTCACTAAGGATGATTTATCGAATACTTTAGGCGAAGTTTTAGAAGCAAATCATAAAAATCAAATACGCATAGCGGAAACAGAAAAATATCCTCATGTAACTTTTTTCTTTTCAGGCGGAAGAGAGAAAGAATTTGAAAATGAAAAAAGAATTTTAGTTCCATCTCCAAAAGTAGCTACTTATGATTTACAACCAGAGATGAGTGCAGCTGGAATAACTGAGGCGATAAATAAGGAACTAGAAAGTGGGTGGCCAGATTTCGTATGCTTAAACTTCGCAAATCCAGATATGGTTGGCCATACGGGAGTTTTTGAAGCTGTTGTAAAAGCTGTAGAAACTGCAGATGCTTGTGCCGAACAAGTGGTAAAAACAGGTATAGCAAATGGATATTCGTTCATCATTTTAGCCGACCATGGAAACTCTGAATATATGATTAATGCAGATGGATCCGTGAATACCGCACACACTACCAACCTAGTTCCTTGCATATTAATAGATAACGACTACAAATCTATTGCAGATGGCAAATTAGGTGATGTGGCACCTACCGTATTAAAAATTATGGGCATTGAGATCCCAGAAATTATGACAGGGAATTGTTTGGTATAA
- a CDS encoding tetratricopeptide repeat protein has product MNYFKKIAALFLFLSVSVSTFAQGNFEKMGMQAFLKYDYKTAAAQLEKVDSNGPNYANVLKTLGYSYFQCGDFEKAITAYSNLIVLKPNDYSAYYYRGKARLNIANAPKESLNQMRESFYTSAIKDFSKAIEINGEEDTQILQNRGIAYKDYAIFKSYKIKKSTEKAACLAIFNNATNDFKKVLTLQPSRKDILDLMDYVKAQVASLK; this is encoded by the coding sequence ATGAATTATTTTAAGAAAATAGCTGCATTGTTTTTATTTCTTTCGGTTTCCGTGTCAACATTTGCTCAAGGTAATTTTGAGAAAATGGGAATGCAAGCCTTTTTGAAATATGATTATAAAACTGCTGCAGCACAATTAGAGAAGGTAGATAGCAATGGTCCTAACTATGCAAATGTGTTAAAAACCTTAGGTTATTCATATTTTCAGTGTGGCGATTTTGAAAAAGCAATAACTGCGTATAGTAACCTAATTGTGTTAAAGCCTAACGACTATTCTGCTTATTATTATAGGGGTAAAGCAAGGCTGAATATTGCAAATGCCCCAAAGGAATCTTTAAATCAGATGAGAGAAAGTTTTTATACTTCAGCCATTAAAGATTTTTCGAAAGCCATAGAAATAAATGGTGAAGAAGATACCCAGATATTGCAAAATAGGGGTATTGCCTACAAGGATTACGCAATTTTTAAATCTTATAAAATTAAAAAATCAACCGAAAAAGCAGCTTGCTTGGCAATATTTAATAATGCGACAAACGATTTTAAAAAGGTTTTGACCTTACAGCCTTCAAGAAAGGATATCCTTGATTTGATGGATTATGTTAAAGCTCAAGTTGCAAGTTTGAAATAA
- the lon gene encoding endopeptidase La, giving the protein MSKDQFDFSQALPIINEDTEFFPLMSQQDEDEMNNEETPEILAILPLRNTVLFPGVVIPITVGRDKSIKLIKEAYKGDRIIGVVSQKDVSIEDPTFDELNSVGTVAHIIKMLQMPDGNTTVIIQGKQRFQLVEEVQSEPYIKVIIAKFTETKHKADKEFKNLVASIKEMSSQIIQLSPNIPSEAGIALKNIESTSFLINFISSNMNADVADKQKMLEMGNLRKRAEMVMDLLTTELQMLELKNQIQSKVRIDLDKQQRDYFLNAQLKTIQEELGGNSSDLEYEALQTRSKKKKWAKAVADHFAKELEKLGRMNPAAPDYSIQMNYLELLLDLPWGDFTKDNFDLKRAQKILDKDHFGLEKVKQRIIEYLAVLKLKKDMKAPILCLVGPPGVGKTSLGKSIAKAINRKYVRMALGGVRDEAEIRGHRKTYIGAMPGRIIQSIKKAGAANPVFVLDEIDKVGSDFRGDPSSALLEVLDPEQNNAFNDHYVEADYDLSNVLFIATANSLSSIQPALLDRMEIIEVNGYTIEEKIEIAKKYLLPKQKEQHGLQNKDITLKSSLIEKVIEDYTRESGVRGLEKKIGSLVRGIATKIAMEEPYESTLNLADVERILGAPIYDKDAYEGNEVAGVVTGLAWTSVGGDILFIEASLSPGKGKLTLTGNLGDVMKESAIIALAYLRAHAGLFGIDNALFDHFDIHVHVPAGATPKDGPSAGITMLTALTSAFTQRKVKSNLAMTGEITLRGKVLPVGGIKEKILAAKRANIKQIILCKSNRKDILEIKEDYIKDLQFHYVTEMKEVIELALMKDKVKNPLDLTIKNNQAPIQQNA; this is encoded by the coding sequence ATGAGCAAAGATCAATTTGATTTTAGTCAAGCACTACCAATTATAAATGAAGATACTGAGTTTTTCCCATTAATGTCTCAACAAGACGAAGATGAGATGAACAATGAAGAAACACCTGAAATTCTTGCAATTTTACCACTTAGAAATACAGTTTTATTTCCAGGTGTTGTTATTCCAATTACCGTTGGAAGAGATAAATCTATCAAACTAATTAAGGAAGCTTATAAGGGTGATAGAATTATTGGAGTAGTTTCTCAAAAAGATGTTTCTATTGAAGACCCAACTTTTGATGAATTGAACAGTGTGGGAACGGTAGCACATATTATCAAAATGTTGCAAATGCCAGACGGAAATACGACGGTAATTATCCAAGGCAAACAACGTTTCCAACTAGTGGAGGAAGTACAATCTGAGCCATATATCAAGGTTATTATTGCCAAATTCACGGAAACCAAACATAAAGCCGATAAAGAATTTAAAAATCTTGTGGCCTCTATTAAAGAGATGTCATCACAGATCATCCAGCTTTCACCGAATATTCCTAGTGAAGCAGGAATTGCTTTAAAAAATATTGAAAGCACTTCATTTCTAATCAATTTCATTTCTTCTAACATGAATGCAGATGTTGCCGACAAGCAGAAAATGCTTGAAATGGGCAACTTGCGCAAACGTGCAGAAATGGTGATGGATTTGCTAACAACTGAATTACAGATGTTAGAGTTAAAAAATCAAATCCAATCAAAGGTTCGTATTGATTTAGACAAGCAACAACGTGATTACTTCTTAAATGCTCAGTTAAAAACCATTCAAGAAGAATTAGGTGGAAATTCATCTGATTTAGAATACGAGGCTTTACAAACACGTTCAAAAAAGAAAAAATGGGCGAAAGCCGTAGCTGATCATTTTGCTAAGGAATTAGAAAAATTAGGAAGAATGAATCCTGCAGCACCAGATTATTCTATCCAAATGAATTATCTAGAATTGTTATTGGATTTACCTTGGGGCGATTTTACTAAAGATAATTTCGATTTAAAACGTGCACAAAAAATCCTAGATAAAGATCATTTTGGTCTTGAAAAAGTCAAACAACGTATCATTGAATATTTGGCAGTCTTGAAATTAAAAAAAGACATGAAAGCGCCTATTCTCTGTTTGGTTGGCCCTCCAGGAGTTGGTAAAACATCGTTGGGAAAATCTATCGCTAAAGCCATTAATCGTAAATATGTTCGTATGGCATTGGGTGGAGTTAGAGATGAAGCTGAGATTCGTGGACATAGAAAAACCTACATCGGGGCAATGCCTGGTCGCATTATTCAATCTATTAAAAAAGCTGGTGCCGCGAACCCTGTTTTTGTATTGGATGAAATAGATAAAGTAGGGTCTGATTTTAGAGGAGATCCTTCATCAGCTTTGCTTGAAGTTTTAGACCCAGAACAGAATAATGCCTTTAACGACCATTATGTAGAAGCTGATTACGATTTATCTAATGTGCTTTTCATCGCCACCGCAAACTCATTAAGCTCAATACAACCAGCGCTTTTAGATCGCATGGAGATTATTGAAGTTAATGGTTATACAATTGAAGAGAAAATAGAGATTGCTAAAAAATATCTATTGCCTAAGCAAAAAGAACAACATGGTCTACAGAATAAAGACATCACTTTAAAAAGTTCTTTAATCGAAAAAGTGATTGAAGACTATACTCGTGAAAGTGGCGTACGTGGTCTAGAGAAAAAAATTGGTTCGTTAGTAAGAGGTATTGCAACAAAAATTGCGATGGAAGAACCTTATGAATCAACATTAAATTTAGCAGATGTTGAACGCATTCTAGGCGCTCCTATTTATGATAAAGATGCTTACGAAGGAAACGAAGTTGCTGGTGTGGTAACTGGTTTAGCATGGACTTCTGTTGGTGGAGATATTCTATTTATTGAAGCAAGTTTAAGCCCAGGTAAAGGAAAATTAACCCTAACTGGTAATCTTGGCGATGTAATGAAAGAATCGGCAATTATCGCTTTAGCTTATCTTAGAGCACATGCAGGTTTATTTGGAATTGATAATGCCCTATTTGATCATTTTGATATCCACGTTCACGTTCCTGCTGGTGCTACGCCGAAAGACGGCCCATCTGCTGGTATCACCATGTTAACCGCATTAACATCTGCCTTTACACAACGCAAGGTAAAATCTAATTTAGCAATGACTGGTGAGATAACCTTACGTGGGAAAGTTTTACCAGTAGGCGGAATTAAAGAGAAGATTTTAGCTGCTAAAAGGGCAAATATCAAACAAATCATTCTTTGCAAATCGAATAGAAAAGATATTTTAGAAATCAAAGAAGACTATATTAAAGACCTTCAATTCCATTATGTTACCGAAATGAAAGAGGTAATTGAATTGGCTTTGATGAAAGATAAAGTTAAAAATCCGCTAGATTTAACTATTAAAAACAATCAAGCACCAATTCAACAAAATGCTTAA
- a CDS encoding lipid A deacylase LpxR family protein yields MLKKLTFAILLIFATSVCSFAQEQKSEFGFKSDNDAYLFYGQDRYYTNGLFIYFRHATDQKKLGEKLEKLTYEISAGQKMYNPISGYRPDPKTQDRPFAGYLYAGGNINLFYKKESILKAGLEVGTIGPDALGKEAQQLLHDIVGFYTIDGWQYQIKNELAANLSAQYTQLLHRSAKKDVDFSFEGYANVGTTYSGAGAGILFRAGSINQLFNSAATNSVISNNSKTEKLVKKEIFFYAKPQINFVAYDATIQGSMFNDDSPVTFDSKPLVFAQQLGFNYSTPRFTFDYSVLFKSKEVKSNAKAHQYGTIAMYYRF; encoded by the coding sequence ATGCTTAAAAAATTAACGTTTGCTATCCTACTAATTTTTGCAACAAGCGTTTGCAGCTTTGCTCAAGAACAAAAGAGCGAATTTGGGTTTAAAAGTGATAATGATGCTTATCTATTTTACGGGCAGGATCGTTATTACACCAATGGTTTGTTTATCTATTTTCGTCACGCTACCGACCAAAAAAAGCTTGGAGAAAAATTAGAGAAATTAACTTACGAAATTTCTGCTGGTCAGAAAATGTATAACCCAATTTCTGGTTATAGACCCGACCCAAAAACTCAAGACAGACCTTTTGCAGGTTATTTGTATGCTGGCGGAAATATTAATCTATTTTATAAAAAAGAAAGCATTTTAAAGGCAGGTTTAGAAGTTGGTACAATTGGACCAGATGCTTTAGGAAAAGAAGCTCAACAACTTTTACACGATATTGTTGGGTTTTACACCATTGATGGTTGGCAATATCAAATCAAAAATGAGTTAGCTGCAAACCTTTCTGCCCAATACACGCAGTTATTACATCGCTCTGCAAAAAAAGATGTAGACTTCTCTTTTGAAGGATATGCAAATGTAGGAACAACTTATAGTGGAGCTGGAGCAGGAATATTATTTAGAGCAGGTAGTATTAATCAATTATTCAACTCTGCAGCTACCAATTCGGTAATAAGCAATAACTCTAAAACAGAAAAACTGGTTAAAAAAGAGATTTTCTTTTATGCAAAGCCCCAAATTAACTTTGTGGCTTATGATGCTACCATCCAAGGAAGTATGTTTAACGATGATAGTCCGGTAACTTTTGATTCGAAACCGCTAGTTTTTGCACAACAATTAGGCTTTAACTACAGTACACCTCGTTTTACTTTTGATTATAGTGTACTATTTAAATCTAAAGAGGTGAAGAGCAATGCAAAAGCGCATCAGTATGGAACGATAGCGATGTATTATAGGTTTTAA
- the arfB gene encoding alternative ribosome rescue aminoacyl-tRNA hydrolase ArfB, with the protein MTPTKEELTKEITFKTSRSGGKGGQNVNKVSSKVELIFNVRETLLFNEDEKALLLERLKTKIDTEGNLHIVSQVDRSQLANKEISITKFLDLLEKSLTVQKKRKPTKTPKAVIAKRLANKSVTAAKKQNRAKPTVD; encoded by the coding sequence ATGACACCCACTAAAGAAGAATTAACTAAGGAAATCACTTTTAAAACATCTCGGAGCGGCGGAAAGGGTGGGCAAAACGTAAATAAGGTTTCTAGCAAGGTTGAACTCATTTTTAATGTACGAGAAACTTTGTTATTTAATGAGGACGAAAAAGCTTTATTACTAGAAAGATTAAAAACGAAAATAGATACCGAAGGTAATTTGCATATAGTTTCTCAAGTTGATAGAAGTCAGCTGGCTAATAAAGAAATTTCAATTACCAAGTTTCTTGATTTATTAGAAAAATCATTAACCGTTCAAAAGAAACGGAAACCAACCAAAACCCCAAAGGCTGTAATAGCAAAAAGATTGGCTAATAAATCTGTAACCGCTGCTAAAAAGCAGAATAGAGCAAAGCCAACTGTAGATTAA
- the cmk gene encoding (d)CMP kinase, translating into MRKNLVIAIDGYSSCGKSTLAKALAKKLGFIYIDSGAMYRAVTLFFIRNKVDMTNQEAINDALHHIELNFHSRDYESHILLNGEEVSEEIRQMPVSENVSEVSANKQVRHDMVKQQQRMGKSKNIVMDGRDIGTAVFEDAQVKFFMTADPKIRAERRHKELLSKGDDVTTLEEVFENLAHRDYADTTRKESPLVRAEDAIILDNTDLTQEEQLDFALEKVKPFLEKI; encoded by the coding sequence ATGAGAAAAAATCTGGTTATAGCAATCGATGGCTATTCTTCTTGCGGAAAAAGTACCTTGGCAAAAGCACTGGCAAAAAAATTAGGTTTTATATATATCGATAGTGGCGCAATGTATAGAGCAGTTACTTTGTTCTTTATTCGCAACAAAGTTGATATGACCAATCAAGAAGCCATTAATGATGCGCTACACCATATCGAATTAAATTTTCATTCGAGAGATTACGAATCTCATATCCTTTTAAACGGCGAAGAAGTTTCCGAAGAAATTAGACAAATGCCAGTTTCTGAAAACGTTAGTGAGGTTTCGGCAAATAAGCAAGTTCGTCATGACATGGTGAAACAGCAACAAAGAATGGGCAAATCTAAAAACATAGTAATGGATGGCCGCGATATTGGAACTGCTGTTTTTGAAGATGCCCAAGTTAAATTTTTCATGACTGCCGACCCGAAAATAAGAGCTGAACGCAGGCATAAAGAATTGTTATCCAAAGGTGATGATGTGACTACTTTAGAAGAGGTTTTTGAAAACCTGGCTCATAGAGATTACGCAGACACTACAAGAAAAGAAAGCCCATTAGTTAGAGCTGAAGATGCTATTATTTTAGATAACACCGACCTTACCCAAGAAGAACAACTTGATTTTGCCTTAGAAAAAGTAAAGCCATTTCTAGAAAAAATTTAA
- a CDS encoding DUF1080 domain-containing protein, producing MKPNSYLRLLTLASLLFCTSACQAQKGWINLFNGKDLKDWTVKIAKHEVGENYANTFRVENGVMKVSYDGYENFDKQYGHIHYKKPFSYYLLKVEYRFVGDQAKGGEGWATRNSGAMLHGQDPKTMLKDQDFPISIEGQLLGGDGTHERHTSNVCTPGTTIYMDDKLTVAHCLESNSKTFHGEQWVTAEFLVLGDSVIKHYVNKELVLTYTKPQVGGGSVSNFDPKVKQDGKRLTSGYISLQSESHPIEFRKVALFDLASYSKDKVKLEKILAKLKEE from the coding sequence ATGAAACCAAATTCCTATTTAAGACTATTAACCCTCGCCTCTCTTCTATTTTGCACTTCAGCTTGTCAAGCTCAAAAAGGCTGGATAAACCTATTTAATGGTAAGGATTTAAAAGATTGGACTGTTAAAATTGCCAAACATGAAGTTGGCGAGAATTATGCAAACACTTTCAGGGTAGAAAACGGTGTCATGAAAGTAAGTTATGATGGGTACGAAAATTTCGACAAACAATACGGACATATTCATTATAAAAAACCATTTTCTTATTATTTATTAAAGGTAGAATATCGTTTTGTTGGCGATCAAGCTAAAGGTGGTGAAGGTTGGGCAACTAGAAATAGCGGCGCCATGCTACACGGTCAAGACCCAAAAACAATGTTGAAAGACCAAGACTTCCCTATTTCTATTGAAGGACAATTATTAGGTGGCGACGGCACTCACGAACGCCATACCAGTAATGTTTGTACCCCAGGCACTACTATTTATATGGATGATAAATTGACGGTAGCTCACTGTTTAGAGTCTAATTCTAAAACCTTTCATGGCGAACAATGGGTTACAGCAGAGTTTCTGGTTTTAGGAGATTCTGTGATTAAACATTACGTAAATAAAGAATTAGTGTTAACCTACACAAAACCTCAAGTTGGAGGTGGCAGCGTAAGTAATTTCGACCCTAAAGTTAAACAAGATGGAAAACGTTTAACTAGCGGATACATTTCCTTACAGAGTGAAAGTCACCCAATTGAATTTAGAAAAGTAGCACTTTTCGATTTAGCTAGTTATTCAAAAGACAAAGTGAAGTTGGAGAAGATTTTGGCTAAGTTGAAAGAGGAATAG
- the lepB gene encoding signal peptidase I, with protein MKKPIILICVVAFLITLWVIIRVTGIINTYKVASSANEPNLVLGQLIVTSNLKMPKLFDFITIKKDEELIIYRICGISGDKVEIRNGQLLINDKMAFENFETKHPYILSKTEFNKIVNLEINLDNYTRVNDTTYNVNLENSLAKKLNFENKREVTKLAEENEQISDLWGKKYNADHFGPVIVPKDNYFVLGDNRSNAADSRYIGFINKKDASSTLL; from the coding sequence ATGAAAAAACCGATTATATTAATCTGTGTTGTAGCGTTTCTTATTACATTATGGGTTATAATTAGAGTTACAGGCATCATTAATACTTATAAAGTTGCATCATCTGCAAACGAACCTAATTTAGTTCTTGGTCAATTAATCGTAACATCTAACTTAAAAATGCCAAAATTATTTGACTTTATAACCATCAAAAAAGATGAGGAATTGATAATTTACAGAATATGTGGAATTTCAGGTGATAAAGTAGAGATTAGAAATGGACAATTGCTGATTAATGATAAAATGGCTTTTGAAAATTTTGAGACGAAACATCCCTATATTTTATCAAAAACTGAGTTTAATAAAATAGTTAATCTAGAAATTAATTTAGACAATTATACGCGGGTTAACGATACAACTTATAATGTTAACCTTGAAAATTCCCTTGCTAAAAAGTTGAATTTTGAAAATAAGCGAGAGGTGACCAAATTAGCTGAAGAAAATGAGCAAATAAGTGATTTGTGGGGTAAAAAATACAATGCTGATCATTTCGGCCCAGTCATAGTTCCAAAAGATAATTATTTTGTTTTAGGCGACAATAGATCCAATGCAGCGGATTCAAGATATATAGGATTCATCAATAAAAAAGATGCTAGCAGCACTTTGCTCTAG
- a CDS encoding SH3 domain-containing protein, protein MMNRFFFLLISLVLFSFSVDAQDLYKVTADKLNVRETKDPTSKKIGFVPQDENVQVLDSLTDAKFFKIKVTNGEGWVSKEYLTRISPVPSAQTQAQAPKVLVEQKVGTDNSKIYFICFVVLVMIGLLFCVFKFLNSKVLMGISTCLILAVGYLSYLNFMVEKSVSGKYVSIGDGDYQSFEFKPQNAVVIEDSYTDTLVTTKYDVEGDMIKFKQQENTILLLIRDNNTLIGEGFTRGTFKKN, encoded by the coding sequence ATGATGAATAGATTTTTTTTCCTGCTGATTTCTTTAGTTCTTTTTTCTTTTAGCGTTGATGCTCAAGATTTGTACAAGGTTACAGCTGATAAATTAAATGTTAGAGAAACAAAAGACCCAACTAGCAAAAAAATTGGCTTTGTACCGCAGGATGAAAATGTTCAAGTTTTAGATTCCCTTACAGATGCCAAATTTTTTAAAATAAAGGTTACCAACGGCGAAGGCTGGGTTAGCAAGGAATATTTAACCAGAATATCTCCCGTACCTTCTGCACAAACCCAAGCACAAGCTCCAAAAGTTTTGGTAGAACAAAAAGTTGGCACTGATAACTCAAAAATCTATTTCATCTGTTTTGTAGTTTTAGTAATGATTGGCTTGCTGTTTTGCGTTTTTAAATTCCTGAACAGCAAAGTGCTAATGGGAATTTCTACCTGCTTAATTTTAGCAGTAGGTTATTTAAGTTACCTAAATTTTATGGTAGAGAAATCTGTTTCTGGAAAATACGTGAGCATTGGCGATGGAGATTACCAGTCATTTGAATTTAAACCCCAAAATGCTGTTGTGATAGAAGATAGTTATACGGATACCTTGGTAACCACAAAATATGATGTGGAAGGTGACATGATTAAGTTTAAGCAACAAGAAAACACCATTCTCTTATTAATTAGAGATAATAATACCTTAATTGGTGAGGGCTTTACCAGAGGAACGTTTAAAAAGAATTAG